In one Methylocaldum szegediense genomic region, the following are encoded:
- a CDS encoding FAD-binding and (Fe-S)-binding domain-containing protein yields MTSEPPSTLLTLSRSLAGELLTDRLSRLLYATDASPHQKMPLAVARPKYRDDCVTLMRFAAQERLPLIPRAAGTSLAGQCVGDGLVIDVTRHMNSIVSIDPERRRARIQPGVIRDDLNDALSPLGLMFAPDPSTANRCTIGGMFGNNAWGSHALRYGTTRDHLLSVEAVLIDASVVRFGPLNDSQLRDKLALANLEGRIYRAVFETIDRHRTLILDRFPRPDGIPRNAGYSLDVLALGQPWESRGPPFNLARLLCGSEGTLALVTEIEVGLVPLPVRRRLVCVQFDSLLQALSAVAVALGYQPAALELVDQHILALTKTNLEQQRNRFWIEGDPAAVLLIDFVDETGDEVNAAIEGLMAELHSRNLGYARKVLDSPLRERALALRAAGLGLLMGLPGPVKAVTGIEDTAVAVKDLPAYAEAVLAIMARHGVDCVVFGPAGRGLLHLRPLLDLSSRDGKRLYQRILEEVFDEVIHFGGTISAKHGDGRLRSPYLPAMLGEELYGLLRRIKDAFDPHDLLNPHKIFDPPPLLSDLRAQENGKPVAAYFDWSREAGLKIAASKCNGAGACLKSAGRGTMCPSYMATREEKHGTRGRANVFRQVLDSPEPWTATNRELLREVLDLCLACKGCKSECPANVDMARMKAEFLQQHYDRSGVPWRAWIVGNFGRLSRIAGFAPALSNRLLAQIWVKSRLGFYPERPMPPLADEPFSRWLKRRHSAEPASRRGDVLLFNDPFTEYYEPRLAIAAYEVLERLGIRMAATPCLESGRIQISQGLLRGARKRLSRTVERLYPWAVTGRWIIGLEPSEILTFRDEAADLLQGEELRKKARVVADRTLTFEEFVEREIGRLDENPFGDALKGKTLLVHGHCHQKSLVGMQPLLKALSLIPGVDVQPIPSGCCGMAGVFGYEKEHYAVSLDIAELVLFPAIREAGTDTLIVAPGTSCRRQIADGLGVRAYHPVEVIGMAIGLQMFRERF; encoded by the coding sequence ATGACATCCGAACCGCCTTCAACACTCCTGACGCTGAGCCGGTCGCTCGCAGGGGAGCTTTTGACCGACCGGCTCTCGCGCCTGCTTTACGCCACGGACGCTTCGCCCCACCAGAAGATGCCTCTGGCTGTGGCGCGGCCCAAGTACCGGGACGATTGCGTGACGCTGATGAGATTCGCTGCCCAGGAACGACTGCCGCTGATTCCCCGTGCGGCGGGAACCAGTCTGGCAGGGCAATGCGTCGGCGACGGCCTGGTGATCGATGTCACCCGCCACATGAATAGCATCGTTTCGATCGACCCCGAGCGACGGCGGGCACGGATCCAGCCGGGCGTGATCCGCGACGATCTCAACGATGCGCTGAGCCCGCTCGGGCTGATGTTCGCTCCCGATCCCTCCACGGCCAACCGTTGCACCATTGGCGGCATGTTCGGCAACAACGCCTGGGGCAGCCATGCTCTGCGCTACGGCACGACACGGGATCACCTGCTGTCCGTCGAGGCGGTACTGATCGACGCTTCCGTAGTCCGGTTCGGACCTCTGAACGACAGCCAGCTTCGGGACAAATTGGCGCTAGCCAATCTGGAAGGGCGGATTTACCGCGCCGTGTTCGAGACGATCGATCGCCATCGGACGCTGATTCTCGACCGCTTTCCCCGCCCCGACGGCATTCCGCGCAATGCGGGCTATTCCCTGGACGTGTTGGCGCTCGGGCAGCCCTGGGAGTCGCGGGGACCGCCTTTCAATCTGGCCCGATTGCTGTGTGGCAGCGAGGGGACCTTGGCTCTCGTCACTGAAATCGAAGTCGGGCTCGTGCCGCTGCCTGTCCGACGCCGTTTGGTCTGCGTCCAATTCGACAGCCTTTTGCAAGCGCTTTCGGCAGTCGCCGTGGCGCTGGGCTATCAGCCAGCGGCATTGGAATTGGTGGACCAGCATATCCTGGCACTCACCAAGACCAATCTGGAGCAGCAGCGGAATCGGTTCTGGATCGAGGGCGATCCCGCCGCCGTGCTGCTGATCGATTTTGTCGATGAAACCGGCGATGAGGTCAACGCCGCGATCGAAGGCCTGATGGCCGAATTGCATTCGCGGAACCTGGGCTATGCCCGCAAGGTGCTCGATTCGCCGCTTCGGGAACGGGCTCTGGCCCTGCGCGCGGCGGGATTGGGTTTGCTCATGGGGCTGCCGGGTCCGGTCAAGGCCGTTACCGGCATCGAGGATACCGCGGTTGCGGTGAAGGATCTGCCTGCTTATGCCGAGGCCGTGCTCGCGATCATGGCTCGCCACGGCGTCGATTGCGTCGTTTTCGGCCCGGCCGGGCGAGGCCTACTGCACTTACGCCCCTTGCTCGATCTGAGTAGCCGGGACGGAAAGCGTCTTTACCAGCGCATCCTCGAAGAGGTGTTCGACGAGGTGATCCATTTCGGCGGGACGATCAGCGCCAAGCATGGCGATGGCCGTCTGAGATCGCCTTATCTGCCCGCTATGCTGGGCGAAGAGCTTTACGGACTCTTGCGCCGGATTAAGGACGCCTTCGATCCTCACGATCTTTTGAACCCGCACAAGATCTTCGACCCTCCGCCGCTGCTTTCGGATCTCCGGGCCCAGGAGAACGGGAAACCGGTTGCCGCCTATTTCGATTGGAGCCGCGAAGCCGGCTTAAAAATCGCCGCTTCCAAATGCAATGGCGCCGGGGCCTGCTTGAAGAGCGCCGGGCGCGGCACGATGTGCCCGTCCTATATGGCGACACGGGAAGAAAAACACGGCACCCGCGGCCGCGCCAATGTCTTCCGGCAGGTCCTGGACAGCCCCGAACCCTGGACGGCGACGAATCGCGAGTTGCTTAGGGAAGTCCTCGATCTTTGCCTGGCCTGCAAGGGCTGCAAATCGGAATGCCCGGCCAACGTGGACATGGCCCGCATGAAGGCGGAATTCCTGCAGCAGCATTACGACCGATCCGGCGTGCCGTGGCGGGCGTGGATCGTAGGGAACTTCGGCCGGCTCAGCCGTATCGCGGGCTTCGCGCCCGCGTTGTCCAATCGCCTGCTGGCGCAGATCTGGGTTAAATCGCGGCTGGGTTTTTATCCGGAGCGTCCCATGCCGCCGCTTGCCGACGAGCCTTTCAGCCGATGGCTGAAACGGCGGCATAGCGCCGAACCAGCCAGTCGGCGCGGAGACGTCTTGCTGTTCAACGATCCCTTCACCGAATACTACGAACCCCGATTGGCCATCGCGGCATATGAAGTCCTGGAACGGCTCGGGATTCGCATGGCGGCAACGCCCTGTCTCGAATCCGGGCGAATACAGATCAGCCAGGGCCTCTTGCGCGGCGCCCGGAAACGGCTGAGCCGGACCGTCGAGCGGCTATATCCGTGGGCGGTGACGGGCCGCTGGATCATCGGCCTGGAACCTTCGGAAATCCTGACCTTCCGCGACGAAGCGGCGGATTTGCTGCAGGGCGAGGAGCTTAGGAAAAAGGCTCGCGTGGTGGCGGATCGCACCCTGACTTTCGAGGAATTCGTCGAACGGGAGATCGGGCGGTTAGACGAAAATCCGTTCGGCGATGCACTCAAGGGCAAGACGCTGCTGGTGCACGGCCATTGCCACCAAAAATCGCTAGTCGGCATGCAGCCGCTCTTGAAGGCGCTATCCCTGATTCCGGGCGTAGACGTTCAGCCCATTCCCTCCGGGTGCTGCGGCATGGCCGGCGTTTTCGGCTACGAGAAGGAGCACTATGCCGTCTCGCTGGACATCGCCGAACTGGTGCTGTTTCCCGCCATCCGCGAGGCTGGAACCGATACTCTCATCGTAGCGCCTGGTACCAGCTGCCGCCGCCAGATCGCCGACGGACTGGGAGTGCGGGCTTATCATCCTGTCGAAGTTATAGGCATGGCGATAGGGTTGCAGATGTTCCGGGAACGGTTCTAA
- a CDS encoding SDR family oxidoreductase — MGLLEGKRALVCGSSQGIGRAIALHFAEQGAEVILLARNEAALKHVCGELETEHGQKHCYLVADFSQPDRLRQILEERLPELLPIHILVNNTGGPPGGLLYEARIEEFTEAFNRHLVCSHILVQALLPGMESLNYGRIINIVSTSVKQPIPGLGVSNTVRGAMANWAKTLAGELAPFGITVNNILPGATETARLRAIMEAKARSSNKSIDDVVEQTKRSIPLGRFAKPEEIAYAAGFLASDLASYITGINLPVDGGRTMSL, encoded by the coding sequence ATGGGATTACTGGAAGGTAAAAGGGCGCTGGTGTGCGGCAGCAGTCAAGGGATAGGCCGGGCCATCGCCCTGCATTTCGCGGAACAGGGCGCCGAGGTCATTCTCCTCGCCCGCAACGAGGCGGCCTTGAAGCACGTCTGCGGCGAGCTCGAAACCGAGCACGGGCAGAAGCATTGCTATCTGGTAGCCGATTTCAGTCAGCCCGATCGCCTGAGGCAGATCCTGGAAGAGCGGCTGCCGGAACTCCTTCCCATACACATCCTGGTCAACAACACCGGCGGACCGCCCGGCGGGCTTCTGTACGAGGCTCGGATCGAGGAATTCACGGAAGCCTTCAACCGCCATCTCGTCTGCAGCCATATCCTGGTCCAAGCCCTGCTCCCCGGCATGGAAAGTTTGAACTATGGCCGGATCATCAACATCGTTTCGACCTCGGTCAAACAGCCGATTCCGGGGCTCGGCGTCTCGAACACGGTGCGCGGCGCCATGGCCAACTGGGCCAAGACCTTGGCGGGAGAGCTCGCGCCTTTTGGCATCACCGTGAACAACATCCTTCCGGGAGCGACCGAGACGGCGAGGCTGCGGGCCATCATGGAAGCCAAGGCCCGGAGCTCGAACAAATCCATCGATGACGTGGTCGAACAGACTAAACGCTCGATTCCGCTGGGCCGTTTCGCAAAGCCCGAAGAAATCGCCTACGCGGCGGGCTTTCTCGCGTCCGATCTGGCTTCCTATATCACCGGGATCAACCTGCCCGTCGACGGGGGACGTACGATGAGCTTGTAG
- a CDS encoding aldehyde dehydrogenase, giving the protein MQRIANYIGGELVPPVSGRYLENIEPATGRSFSEVPDSDSADVDRAVAAAKKAFPGWSEAPLEDRSKRLRRIADLIEAKADALARAESVDAGKPLSAARQVDIPRAAANFQFFSSAIQHFFSESHAMGSQALNYTLRVPLGVVGCISPWNLPLYLFTWKVAPALAAGNTVVAKPSELTPMTAFYLSEICREAGLPPGVLNIVHGTGAKVGQSLVEHPNVEAISFTGGTQTGARIAQTAAPKFKKLSLELGGKNPNIIFADCDFERAVSTTVRSSFFNQGEICLSGSRIFVERPIYETFRDELLQRTRALRVADPLSGDCDVGALISENHLHKVLSYIDLAQTEGGQILTGGKQVRLEGRCENGFFVEPTIIEGLTPDCRVNQEEIFGPVVTLMPSDHEDEVIEYANGTMYGLSATIWSENLTRCHRLANRIHCGVIWINCWLLRDLRTPFGGMKQSGVGREGGFEALKFFTEAKNVCVYFE; this is encoded by the coding sequence ATGCAACGAATCGCGAACTACATCGGCGGCGAACTCGTTCCGCCCGTTTCCGGCCGCTACCTGGAAAACATCGAACCGGCTACCGGCCGGTCGTTTTCGGAAGTGCCGGACTCCGATTCCGCCGATGTCGATCGCGCCGTAGCGGCCGCGAAGAAAGCGTTTCCCGGCTGGTCGGAGGCCCCGCTGGAAGATCGGTCGAAACGGCTGCGCCGAATCGCGGATCTCATCGAAGCCAAGGCCGACGCGCTTGCCCGCGCCGAATCGGTCGATGCTGGAAAGCCTCTGAGCGCGGCGCGCCAAGTCGATATCCCGAGAGCCGCGGCCAACTTCCAGTTTTTCAGCTCCGCCATTCAGCATTTCTTTTCCGAATCCCATGCCATGGGCAGCCAGGCGCTGAATTACACGCTCCGCGTGCCGCTCGGCGTGGTCGGCTGCATCTCGCCCTGGAACCTTCCGCTTTATCTTTTTACCTGGAAAGTCGCGCCCGCGCTGGCGGCAGGAAACACCGTCGTCGCCAAGCCCTCGGAGCTGACGCCGATGACGGCTTTTTACCTCTCGGAAATCTGCCGGGAAGCGGGGCTTCCGCCGGGGGTTTTGAACATCGTCCACGGCACCGGCGCCAAGGTCGGGCAAAGCCTGGTCGAGCATCCGAACGTCGAAGCCATCTCCTTCACCGGCGGCACCCAGACCGGAGCCCGGATCGCCCAAACCGCGGCGCCTAAGTTCAAAAAGCTTTCCCTGGAACTGGGCGGCAAGAATCCGAACATCATCTTCGCCGACTGCGATTTCGAACGAGCAGTGAGCACCACGGTGCGCTCGTCCTTTTTCAATCAGGGCGAGATTTGTCTGTCGGGATCGCGAATTTTCGTCGAACGGCCGATCTACGAAACGTTCAGAGACGAGCTTCTACAACGAACCCGGGCGCTGCGCGTGGCCGATCCCCTGAGCGGAGACTGCGATGTCGGCGCGCTCATTTCCGAAAATCACCTCCACAAGGTGCTGTCCTACATCGACCTCGCGCAGACCGAGGGCGGGCAGATTCTGACCGGCGGCAAGCAGGTGCGTCTCGAAGGCCGTTGCGAAAACGGTTTTTTCGTCGAACCGACGATCATTGAAGGGCTTACTCCGGACTGCCGGGTCAATCAGGAGGAAATCTTCGGCCCCGTAGTCACCCTGATGCCTTCCGATCACGAAGACGAAGTGATCGAGTACGCCAACGGTACGATGTACGGGCTTTCTGCCACGATCTGGAGCGAAAACCTCACGCGCTGCCATCGCCTCGCGAACCGGATTCATTGCGGGGTGATCTGGATCAATTGCTGGCTGCTCCGCGACCTCCGAACGCCGTTCGGCGGCATGAAGCAATCGGGCGTGGGGCGGGAAGGCGGCTTCGAGGCGCTCAAGTTCTTCACCGAAGCCAAGAATGTGTGCGTTTACTTTGAGTAA
- a CDS encoding RidA family protein, which produces MAGERIDSEKAPEPVGLYPHARRVGNLLFLSGIGPRKRGSKAIPGVELDQDGNIVAYDIEAQCRSVFENVRLILEEAGSHWDNLVDVTVFLTNMEKDFPAYNRLYAEYFRTNQPCRTTVEVSRLPTPIAIELKCIATIE; this is translated from the coding sequence ATGGCAGGTGAGCGTATCGACTCTGAAAAAGCACCGGAACCCGTAGGGCTCTATCCCCATGCGAGACGAGTGGGGAATCTCTTGTTCCTGTCCGGCATCGGGCCGAGAAAACGCGGCAGCAAAGCGATTCCGGGCGTCGAGCTGGACCAGGACGGGAACATCGTGGCCTACGATATCGAAGCGCAGTGCCGCTCGGTGTTTGAAAACGTCCGCCTGATCCTCGAGGAAGCGGGCTCCCATTGGGACAATCTGGTAGACGTCACCGTTTTTCTGACGAATATGGAAAAGGATTTTCCGGCTTACAACCGGCTCTACGCGGAATACTTCAGGACCAATCAGCCCTGCCGGACCACCGTCGAAGTGTCGCGGCTGCCGACCCCCATCGCGATCG